The genomic DNA TGGGACACCCGGCCGCCACCTCCCCGGGCTGAGGCGATGCCCGGCGCCCCGGCCGCGGGACAACCCCCGCGTCCCCGGGCGGGCcgggccccgctccgccccgccgcTTCCTGCGGGAGGAGGAAGGCGCTGTGCGCCGCCATGGAGGAGCTGCGGCCCGGGCAGTACCCCGCGGCGCGGGCGGCCGCGCTGGCCGCGGGCTGGCTCCGGTACCGGCGCGGCGGGCCCGGGCGGGCGCCGGCGCTGCGGGCCGTGCGGCGCGCGCGCAGGCAGGTGAGGGCGGCGCGGGGCGAGCGAAGGCCGCGGCCGAGCCCCGGCAGGGAGCCGGGCCGGGGCTTTGCCGGGTGTGCGGCCTCGCGGCTGCGGAACCGGCTCCCGACAGCCCTGCGCGGGCCGCTCTGTGCCGCGGAAGCACCGCGGGTCCCTGCCCGCCCGGCCGCACCCCGGCTGCCTCGGCACGGCTCACGCAGTCGCCCACCGCTGCGGCTGCGAAACACCTTGTAAGATTATGGAGGATAACCCAGcgctgccacggccaccactaacccacggccctggGCAGGAGGAAATAACGCCATCCTTACCGCTGAGTGGGCCCGTGTTTAGCAGAAACCAGAACGTTTCCCACAATGCCAGGGAATGCAGCCTCTCACAAAACAAATGTTCtcactgttttccttctttagaACATCGCTGATGTTGGGCACAAGTACCACCTGGAACTGGTGCTAGAAGATGTCCTTGACCAAGTGAGTTCAGATTGATGTAATGAACACATTCTGTGGGCACAGTTTGGCGCTGCTGATGTGTAATAACAGGACAACAGTTTGTTCTGCTGGTCCTAGCTGAGGCCAGTGGCCACACCAGTTAATGATACTGGGCATTGTGTTTCAGACTTTTCTATGTtgcaaagcagggaaaaaaaaggcttgatTTTAACAAAAGGGAACCCCCATTTCCTATACTCTGATAGCCTCAAATATCTGGTACCTACAAGAAAACGCTTAAGGGATGACAAGGACACTTCAGTGTCATTCCATTTGAAACTGAAGTTATTTGAGCTCCAACTGAAGAGCACAGGCGACATTGTGCACTGCGAACACCTCCCTTTCttttgctgcagaaagaaaattgcCCCGATGCTACAGTCACAGAAAAGCTGTGAATTTAACCTTGTCTTAATCACAAATCTCTCTGGGCCAGACTCAGAGGAAATGACAGctagataaagaaaaaaatacattttagaagTGCAAATTACCAATATCATCCATGTATTTAATCACATATTAATGCACATCATTAACTCTGTAACAGGACAGTACTGTTAACTGCACTGCTGAGGTTCTTTATCATCTGGGCAGCAAAGACATTGCTCCAGATGTGCAATTCACGCTTGAAGGAGAACTTAAGAACACAGATGAAACAGACAAGCTATTCTACAGTCGAATCAAGAGCCTGGAAAACGAGCTGATGGCTGAGAACATCCCAGGTATAAAGAAGGGGGTTGGAGTAGAAGGAAGTTTTTGAGACACTGTCCACCAGAGCCAAGCTGGTGGTTGCCCACCATCCTTATGGGAGCCCCTGCAGTAAGAGCCAGGACCAGGGGGGATCAGGCCATCAGACCTGCTCTGGacagaaactgctgctgcttcactttCTCTGTCAGCAATCACAACAAATTTATTCATAATTTCTGAAATCCATGTCACTGCTCTTGAAAACCACCTGCTACCTGTTGCCTGTCCCTTCACCAGCGTCCTGCCTGCTGTCTGAGGCTTTCTTGGCACAGTGCAACAGACACCCTGACTGCAGTGTTACAGTCTGCTTGTACTTTAGAGCAACCCCTGCTTTGAACATCTTAGACAATATATgtcaggagaaggaagggggagGAA from Colius striatus isolate bColStr4 chromosome 12, bColStr4.1.hap1, whole genome shotgun sequence includes the following:
- the LXN gene encoding latexin, which translates into the protein MEELRPGQYPAARAAALAAGWLRYRRGGPGRAPALRAVRRARRQNIADVGHKYHLELVLEDVLDQDSTVNCTAEVLYHLGSKDIAPDVQFTLEGELKNTDETDKLFYSRIKSLENELMAENIPDSHGHVSPEMEPIHVLAWVASGYIIWQNSTENTQFQFAQIKRVKQVKRSDEFLEFDYTILLHEMVSQEITAWQMTVLWHPQHGVQVTQASRQPEETPE